Below is a window of Micromonospora chersina DNA.
CGCCGTGCGGGAGCCCCAGGCGTAGTCCCGGATCCGGCCCTGCAACAGCTCCACGGTCAGCTCCCGGGCCGTCCGGCCACCTCGTCGCCGCCGGCGGCGGCCTCCGGCTGCGGGACGGCCGTGTGGGCCGCCTGCCCGGTGCCCGCCCGGTCCGCCGCCGCGCTGTAGATGTCGGGCTCCAGGTAGATGACCCGGGCGATGGGCACCGCGGCGCGGATCCGCGCCTCCACGGCGTTGATGCCCCGCGCCACCTCCTCGGCCGTCTCGCAGGCCGGCACCCCGATCTTCGCGGCCACCATCAGCTCCTCCGGGCCCAGGTAGAGCGTCTTCATGTGGATGATGCGCTCGACCTCGGGCCCCTCGGTGACCGCTTGCGCGATCTTCGCCAGATCGTGGCGCTCCGCGCCCTCACCGAGCAGCAGGCTCTTCGTCTCGATGGCCAGCGTGATCGCGATGATCACCAGCAGCACGCCGATCATCGCGGTGCCGGCCGCGTCCCACATGCCGTTCCCGGTGATCAGCGTCATGCCCACGCCGAACAGCGCGAAGACCAGACCGATCAGCGCGCCGAAGTCCTCCAGCAGCACCACCGGCAGCTCCGGCGCCTTGGCCCGGCGGATGAACCGCACCCAGGACTGGTTGCCCCGGATGTGGTTGGACTCCTGGATGGCGGTCCGGAACGAGAAGCTCTCCATGCCGATGGCGATCACCAGGACGGCCACCGGGACCCACTGCCAGCTCGTGATCGGCTCCGGGTGCTGCGCCTTGTGGTACGCCTCGTACAGCGCGAAGAGGCCACCGACGCTGAACAGCACGATCGCCACGATGAACGCGTAGATGTAGCGCTCCCGGCCGTAGCCGAACGGATGCTCCGGGGTGGCCTCCCGCTTGGCCCGCCGGCCGCCCAGCAGCAGCAGGCCCTGGTTGCCGGAGTCGGCGACCGAGTGGATCGACTCGGCCAGCATCGACGAGGAGCCGGTCAGCAGGAACGCGACGAACTTGGTGACGGCGATGCCGATGTTGGCCGCCAGCGCGGCGACGATCGCCTTCGTCCCACCGTTGGCGCTCACGCCGCCGCCTCGCTTCGCTCCGCGGCGGCGCGAGGCGCCGCGCTGCTGAGCCCGATGGTGAGCTCGCTCCGCTCGCTCACGCTTCTCCCCGCCCGATGCCGCACGTGCTCACTGGTTCGCCAGCTCCTTCATCTCGGTGATGGCCGGTACGGCCATCGGGTCCAGTCCGTGTGCCAGGGCGAGGTAGACCGAGGCGAAGTCCGGGACGGCCATCAGCGACGCGAGCCGCTCCAGCGCGGACCCGCCCTCGGCGGTGACCACGTCGCAGCGCACCCCGCGCCGCTCGGCGAGGGTCTGCACCGCGTCCGCGCGGCGCTCCTCCACCGCCAGCGGCTCGTCGGTGTCGTCCTCGGCGTTGAGGCCGCCGTCGCGCAGCAGCACCAGCCGCAGCCGGGTGGCGTCGCCGTCGGTCTCGTCGGGGTCGGCGAAGATGTCGCGCTCCCCCTCGACCAGGCCGCCGAAGACGCCGTCGAGCAGACCGACCCGGCCCCGGCCCGCCTCGCCCAGCGCCCCGGTGACCACCGGGTAGCGGGCGTTCGCGGACAGCGTGTCACCGAACCGGCGCGCCGCCACCGTCGCGAGCGGCGACGAGCCCCAGACGATCGGGATCGACCCGGACAGGCCCAGGGCCAGCGACTTCGCCGGGTTGACGAAGGACTCGGCGGTGGGCCGGCACCGGTCGGCGTCGGCGTCCAGCCGGGCCGCGGTCTCGGCCAGGTCCGCCTCGTTGACCTTCACGAGCCCGAGCGTACGGGCGGCGAGCAGAACCGGCACGGTGAGCGCCCAGAGGCTGGCCCGGGCCGGGGCGCGCCGGGGTACCGGGATGAACGGCGCCCGGGCCCGCTCGGCCACCGACTGGAGCTGCGAGTCCGGCGCGCCGACGGCGACCAGGCGGGCGCCCCGCCGGTGCGCGGCCTCGGCGGCGCCCAGCGCCTCGGGGCTGCGACCGGAGGCGCTCACCGCGATGACCACGTCCGCCGCGCCCACCCAGCCGGGCACGCCGGCGCTTCGGTGCGGGATGACCGGCACCGGGCAGCGCGGCCCGGCGACCGTGGCCAGCACGTCACCGGTCCGCCCGGCGGTGCCGATGCCGGCGATGACCACCGCGCGCGGGCGGCCCTCGTCGGCGAGCACGGTCAGGTTGGCCTCGGCGGCCAGCGCCGCCGATTCCCGGACCTGCGCGCCCGCGGAGGCGGTGAACCGCAGCATGCCGCCCGGGTCCTGCTCGCGCAGCCGGTCCGGATCGTCAAGCAGTGACTCGTCGGCGTGCCGGTGGCCGCTGACCCCGGCCGTACCCTCCATCATCGCGACGACCCGGAGCCGCCGCGCGCGTCGTCGGCGGCGGGGCCGCCACGCGCCTCGTCGAGCAGCAGCACCGGGACGTCGTCCCGGACCTCGAAGATCCGACCGCACTCGGTGCAGGTAAGGGTCTGCGCCTGCGCGTCGTAGTCGAGCGGTGCGTGGTGCGTGTCCGGGCAGGCGAGAATCTCGAGCAACTGCGGGTCCAGGGCCACGGCGCGGCTCCTTCCACGTATGCGGTCTCACCGGTCGGCGGTGCCGTCCGGCGCACGCGATCTTATCGGCGAACCGGCGCGGGCACCGTGCCACATCTCGGCACCCGGCGGGCACGGCGGCCCGGTCAGGTCGCCATCACCCATCGTCACCGTAACCCCGGCGACCGGCCGGGCTCCGGCTCAGCGCGGCATGCGGGGCAGCACGGTGGTGGCGTCACCGCCCGCGGCGGCCGGCGGCTCGCCGTCCGTCCCGTCGGCCGTGGCCGCGGGGGCGCCGTAGACGTTCCCCGCCGGGCGGGGCGCCGGGGCGGGCGGCTGCTGCCCGTACACCTGACCGGCGGGCGCGCCCGACCGGTAGGTCGTGCTGCTGCGCGGCAGCGGGACCGGCGGCTGACCGGCGCCCGGCTGCCCGTCCGTCTTCTCCGCGCGGTTGCGGCGGACCAGCAACACGATCAGCGCGACACCGACGAGCACCAGTGCGATGCCGAACCACATGATGGGGGAACCTCCGGAGGACGATTCGGCAGCTTGACCACCGGCAGCCGGGTCGAGCGCCGCGGCGGCCACCGCCGAGGTGGTGTCTCCCTCGGCGGGCGTGGTCGCGACGGCGCTCGGGGTGGGCGACGGCTTTCGCGACGGCGTCGGGCTGGGGCTGGCGGTGCGCTCCGCACCCACCACCCGGGCGGCGGTCGCGGACCGGCCCAGCACCCGGCCGCTCGCGGCACTCGCCTCGCCGACGACAGCCAACCGCCCGCCGGCCGTGCCGGCCAGGAACGCCACCCGGTAGCGGACGGTGATCGCCTTGCCCTTGCACAGGGCCGCGTTGGCGGGCGACGTCTGAGCCGTGGCGACCGCGCCACCACCACCGGAGACCGGCACCGGCACCCACCGGCCACCGGTGGCCACCTGCACCTGGACCTGGTCCGCCCGCAGACCGTCGAGCCGCAGCCCGAGAGCGGTCCGAAGAAGTACGCAGCCGTCGGTGCGCTTACGCACCTCGACCGCCACCGTGCCCGCCGAACCACCGGCCGTGAAGCTGCTCGCCGAGCGCACCTCCACCCGGTCGTCGGCAGCCAGCGCCGGGGACGCCGCGCCGGCCACCAGGCCGCCCAGCATCACGCCGACCGTGGCCCACCGCGCCGCGTGCCGCCTCACCGACATCTCCACCTCACTGTTTCCACACCCCGGACGGATCCGCCGGTCAGGTTACTACCGGGCCGTATAGGCACCCGCCCATTGAGCACTCCGCATGTGCGCCGCGACACCCCGGGGCACCCGCACCATCCTCGCCGCGACGCGGCCGGCCTGCATGATCACTTCCGCGCCCTGGGTGTGCGGTTGCCGGCGGGACCGGCCGATGCGCGCGGTCGGAGATCTTGGACACGTACCGTTCGTCACGAACGACAACAGTCCAAGATTCACATCAGCCCGCGCCCGCAAGTCGACGCCGGCTCTCGACCGCTGACCCTCAGGCGCTCGCGGCCGGGTCGCCGTCGCCGGCCGGTGTCGCGGCTCGACCGCCAGCCTCGGCGAGGGCACGGCGACACAGGTGGTCGGCTGTCCTGGTGGTCTCCGGAAGCCGGTAGCGGGGCGTCAACGCCAGCACCCGGTCCACCGCGTTGTCCAGGCTCATCCGGTGCCCGACGCTGACGAAGACCGGCTTCACCCCGTCCCGCGTCCGCAGCACACGACCCACCACCTCACCGCCGTCGCGCGGCGGCGTCCAGGCGCCCCGCTGCGGCGCCGGCTCGTCCCAGACCCCGACCAGCGGCGTCTTCCCCACCCCGACCGCCGGCAGCCCCGTCACCAGCCCGAGGTGGCAGGCCAGCCCGAACCGGCGCGGATGCGCCAGCCCGTGCCCGTCGCAGATCAGCAGGTCGGGCCGGACGGTCAACCGATCCAGCGCCGCCAACAGCGCCGGCAGCTCACGGAAGGCGAACAGCCCCGGCACGTAGTCGAACGCCGGTCGGCTCACGACCACCGCCTCGTCCACCACGGCGAGGGTCGCCGCGTCCAGCACCGTGACGGCCGCTGCCAGTCGGTCACCGCTCTCCGCGTAGGCGACATCCAGCCCGGCCACTGTCGCAGGCGCCGTCGGCCCCGGCCCGACAAGGTCGACCCGAGGACGCAACTCCTCCTGTATGCGCAACGCCTCCGCGACGTCCGCCGGTGGCCGGTAGGGCACTCCCCTGTCCGTCATGGCCGGCCGGTTCCGGTGCCGGGGTGCGCGTCAGAGATGCTGGCGCTTCGTGCTGGGATCGGCGGTCGAGCAAACCGCTCGGAGGGCATCAAGAGGCGGCGGTGGCGATGGTCGGGTCGGCACCGGGATCGCCGGCCTGCTGCAGCTGCTCCTCGAACATCACAAACGTCCGCCGTCGGATGCCCGCAATCAGTGCAGCCTCCTCAGCCGTGTACGGACGACCCTCTGCGACAGCTACGTCGTCGATGGCCTTGACCGTCTCGTACAAAGCGAAGATCGGCCCCTCGCCCTTCAGGTAGCGCCCCCGCACAGCTTCCGTACGCTGCACGAACTGAGCCGGCGTCCGAACGAAGACCTCTCCGCCAATAGCAAAGAGGATCTCGTCGACGATGTCGTTCGCAGGCTGCCAGCCGCCGGTCTTCTTGTCCAAGCGCCAAGCAGTAAGCCCGCCGTCTGGAGTGGCAACCATCTTCACCGGCGTTTTGTAGTACTCGTAGTAGCCAGGAAGGTCGACTTCTTCTTCCGTGCCAGTCACTCGTGTCCTCCGATGAGTGCCGACTCGAGGGCCGCCCAGAAGTACTCACGCTGACGATGGATGATGCCCTTGCGGATCGCCGACTCCATGTCCGAGAGGCTACGTCCTTGCTCTCTGGCCACCGATCCGAGGTCCCGCCGCACCTCATAGAGCGAATGCTCCCAAGTCGCCACTTCATCTAGAGCAGCCAAGTGCAACCGGAACTCGGCGATGTGGCCAGTGGACGTACGAACCATCATCTGCACGTCCCGGTATCCGCCCTTTTGTGGGGCAACAAAGCGGTCCTCGAACTCTACGAGCCGCAGTCGTTCGTCACCACGTAGCGACGCCAGCGCTTCATACAAGTCATCCAGGCGCTCATAGGCGACGCGGCCAGCCGCCAGGTCTGTCAGTTGCGACACGTCACCGCCATAGCCATCGATTTTGTCTTCAGCTCGCCCACGGTCCTTGGGTTTCGGCCTCGGGTAATACGTGCCTTTACTGCCCAAAGCCTCAGCTAAGCTTCGTCCGAGCGCATCAATTTCGGCCTGCGCAACAACTGCGGACGCATACAACTGATCCAAGTACTGCTGCCTGTAGGCAGCGTCCTCAAGGCGGTCAAGGTCGAAGCCCGGTTGCACTGCAGCCGGGCCCTGGACGGCGAAGGCCGCGCTCACCTCCATCTGCTCCGACGTAAGCGGGGTGGGTGCGACAGGCGGCGTCCGCACTGCGGCGGCAACAGCGGCACCCTGCTCGGCGATCTCGTCCAGGACCTCGCCCAGCACGTCGATCGCCTTCTGGTGGCTGGCCAGGTGGTGGAGGGTGACTGGGCGGGCGATCAGCGAGTTGGCGAGTTCCGGGGTCGACAGGATCATGCGAACCAGGTCGGGCCGCTGCGCGAGCTGCCGTACCAGTGTTTCGGCCAGCAGTTCCTCGCCCCGGGGCGGCGCCTCCCAGGTCTGGTCGAGCATCTGCCTGACTCGCGGATCGGCGAGCAGCCGCGTCAGGTCGTCGGCCGCGGCCGGCTCCAGTTCCGGCACCAGCCGTTGCAGCGTCGGTCCGTCGAGGTGTTGCGCCAGCTCGACCGGCGTCACCCCGGCGGCGAAGACCTCGTCCAGGCTTCCGCTCGCGGCCAGCGCGTCCCGGACGTACAGCCCGGCGGCGATCCGGTCGGCGTGGGCGTCGCGATGCGCGTTCCGTAGCTGGACCGCCTCCGACTCCGCGTCGGGAACTCTGCCGGGGAATGGGGTGCCGTCGGATCGCTGGAAGGTGGTGGATTCGCCGAGCAGGTGGACGTGGTTGAAGTCCGGGGCATTGCCGTCGTGGGGTGGCGGCGGCGGTTCGAGGGTTCGGGGTGGCGCCGGCCTCTCCACCGGATCGGGTAGGACGTTGTAGTCGCCCGGCGGCCGGTCCGCGAGCGGCATCGGGTGACCGTCGGGACCGAGCACCAGCGCGTCGATGCCCACCACGTTGTGGGGACCCCGGATTCCGTTGTGGGAGTAGAGCGGATGCCTGCCGATCCGGCCCGTCTGGGGGTCGAGGTAGAGGACCGTGCCGTTCTGGTTCAGCGCCACCCAGGCGTGTGAGCCGCCGCCCTCGATGGCCGTGATGAGGAAGGCGTAGCTGCCGTGGCCACCGGCCAGCAGCTGCGCCTGGAGGTCGCGGTAACCGTCCTCGATCATGTCGCGCGTCTCGGGATCGGGGACGCCCGACAACGCTGTAGGGCACAGGTTCTGGAACCGGCCACCGGTGATCTCCTCGACCCGGCGGGGTCCGTCCGCCTCGCCGCCCACCGGCTGGCGGACGTCCCCTTGCAGATAGCCGTCGAAGGTCCGCGGCGCGGAGACCCGCGGCCGGCCGTGCATCCAGGTCTCGAAGAGTGACAACGTGCAGTCCAGGCAGTTGATGCCCCGGGTGGCGTCGGCGGCGGGTCCACCGTCGTTCGCCAGTTGGAACCACCCGCCCTCGCGGGGATCGGCGGTCCGCACCACACTGCCGTCGGGATTACGCGGCATCTGTCGCTCCAGGTCGGTCTGGTGCAGCGCGAGCGGTGGCCGGAGTCCGCCCCGTACCCCGTACCGGCGGGAGCGGTCGATCGGCGGTGGGTGGCCGTGACCGGTGAGTGCCGAGTGGTCGGGCGTCTCCACGGCACCCGGCGCGAGGTCGGCTACGTCGTCGTTGATCCGGTAGAAGTCGAGGTCGTCCTCGACCATCACCTCGCTGGGAAGCAGTTCCCCCGCGCGTACCGCCTCCGCCGCATCGACGGCGCGATAGTGGAGGCGCTCCCTCAGGCGCCCCTCGCGCACGTGCTGGTCGGCGAGGTCCTCTCGCCCCGCCTCACGCAGCTCGTGCGCCCGCTGGAGAAGCCAGCGCGCCGCTTCATAGTGCTGCTCGGCGACGTCGCGCAGCTCCTTTACCTGGCCCTGCCGCCTGTTCTCCTCGTACAGCTTCCGCTGATGCTGCAGGTAGCGCTGATAGCGACGGCGATCGAGGCCCTCCCGATCGGCCGCGAGTCGGGCGGCGCGTTCCTGCGACGTCATCCCACGTGGCCGCATCGGATCGAAGGGACCGGCGAGCGTGGCCGATGGATCCGACGCCGGGCGCTGCGGGGCAAGTGCTTCCAGCAGCGGGAACCGGGGATTCGGGGCGGGTTGCGCATTCGACCCGTTGACCGGTGCCCCCGTTGCCGGGCCGACGGATGGTGCGACGTGTGAATGCGCCGGTGAAGCGGTCAGTGGACCGGGTGGGCTTACGGCACCAATCGTCGAGCGGTCCGGCGGCATGGACACCGGCCCCTGCGGCTGTGGTGCAACGGTGGTAGGCGTGCCCACGGTCGGCGTGGCGGCAGCCTGCACCGGCGCCGTCTGGCTCGATGTGGCGATGTCGGGCAGCATGGTGGCCTTGACCGGGCCGGGCTTCAGCTCGGCGGTGTCGGGAACCGGCGTGCCCGCGACGGGCGCCTCGACGGCCACGGACGAGAGCGTGGGGCTCGCGGTGGCCAGCACCGAACTCGTCGTCACCTCGGCGCTCGGAGGGTTCGTCGCCACGTCCGCATCCATCCGGTGAGGTGGGGAAGCGCCCACCCCCTCCGCGTCCTGGCCCACGTTCAGAGACGGGACATTCGCCGGAGCGGGCCGGTCGCCAGCGAGCGGTGACAAAGGGTCCGGCGCCGAGGCGGAATCGGCCGTCGCAGGTTGCGGCACCGGTCCGGGGCCGGAATCCCCGAGCGGCGGGGCCGGCTCCGGCGCTCGCTGGGAGGGGATGACAGACGGTGGAAGCCCCAGGTCCAGCGACTGTGTGGGAAGGCCGGCCAGCTTCTCGTCGAGGCGGTGGTGCAGGGCGTTGTCGGCCTGTCCGGTGGCGGAGCCGCTGGCGCCCGAGGCCGCGGCCCGGGCCAGATCCTCCAGCGACAGGTCCTGTCCGGTGGCGAGCCCCGCGGCACTCTCGGCCAGGGTCTCGCCGGCCATCTCCCGCCCGAAACGCTCACCGATCTCGGCGAACCGCCCGTGCGCGTGCCGCCCGAGACCGGCCAGCGGCGCGGCCGCACCACCGGCGAAGCCACCGAGCCCCGACATGCCCACGTCGGTCAGGTCCAGGCCGTCACGGCGGCCTGTGGAGTTCTGGTACGCCTGCGTCGCCAGGCTGGTGCCGGCCTCCTGCCCCGCCTCGACCAGTCCGGCGAGTACGGCCCGGCGGGCGAGTCCGCGGGCGCCGCTCTTGACGACCTCCTTGGCGGCCCGTTCGCCGGCCTCCTTCAGCCCTTCCTTCACCGCCTTGCGGGCCAGCTGGGCCACCAGCCGCTTGAAGATCTGCTGCACGGCGATCCGGCTGGCCGTGATCGCGGCGCCGGCCGCCGGCGAGGCGGCGCCCATGGTCAGCACGGTGGCCACCGCGAGCGAGAGCAGTTCGACGACCAGGATGCCCAGCTCGATCCAGGCTTCCAGCTTGGCGCCCTCGATGTCGCAGCCACACGAGTCGACCAGCCGGCCCAGCTCGCCGGTGGCCGCCACGAGCACGTGCAGGGGCGCGTCCTCGCCCTCGGCGACCTTGCCCCAGGCCACGTCGAACGCCTGCGCCACGAGCCCGACGCCGCCGTACCCGCTACGGACCTCGCCCGCGGCGGTGGTGGCGTCGTCCCGTGGGCTCGCCAGGACGTCGGCGACGCCGTACCACTTGTCGGCCAGGTCCCAGACGGCGCGTTCGTCGCCCT
It encodes the following:
- a CDS encoding cation diffusion facilitator family transporter yields the protein MSANGGTKAIVAALAANIGIAVTKFVAFLLTGSSSMLAESIHSVADSGNQGLLLLGGRRAKREATPEHPFGYGRERYIYAFIVAIVLFSVGGLFALYEAYHKAQHPEPITSWQWVPVAVLVIAIGMESFSFRTAIQESNHIRGNQSWVRFIRRAKAPELPVVLLEDFGALIGLVFALFGVGMTLITGNGMWDAAGTAMIGVLLVIIAITLAIETKSLLLGEGAERHDLAKIAQAVTEGPEVERIIHMKTLYLGPEELMVAAKIGVPACETAEEVARGINAVEARIRAAVPIARVIYLEPDIYSAAADRAGTGQAAHTAVPQPEAAAGGDEVAGRPGS
- a CDS encoding SIS domain-containing protein: MMEGTAGVSGHRHADESLLDDPDRLREQDPGGMLRFTASAGAQVRESAALAAEANLTVLADEGRPRAVVIAGIGTAGRTGDVLATVAGPRCPVPVIPHRSAGVPGWVGAADVVIAVSASGRSPEALGAAEAAHRRGARLVAVGAPDSQLQSVAERARAPFIPVPRRAPARASLWALTVPVLLAARTLGLVKVNEADLAETAARLDADADRCRPTAESFVNPAKSLALGLSGSIPIVWGSSPLATVAARRFGDTLSANARYPVVTGALGEAGRGRVGLLDGVFGGLVEGERDIFADPDETDGDATRLRLVLLRDGGLNAEDDTDEPLAVEERRADAVQTLAERRGVRCDVVTAEGGSALERLASLMAVPDFASVYLALAHGLDPMAVPAITEMKELANQ
- a CDS encoding Trm112 family protein — encoded protein: MALDPQLLEILACPDTHHAPLDYDAQAQTLTCTECGRIFEVRDDVPVLLLDEARGGPAADDARGGSGSSR
- the nfi gene encoding deoxyribonuclease V (cleaves DNA at apurinic or apyrimidinic sites), giving the protein MTDRGVPYRPPADVAEALRIQEELRPRVDLVGPGPTAPATVAGLDVAYAESGDRLAAAVTVLDAATLAVVDEAVVVSRPAFDYVPGLFAFRELPALLAALDRLTVRPDLLICDGHGLAHPRRFGLACHLGLVTGLPAVGVGKTPLVGVWDEPAPQRGAWTPPRDGGEVVGRVLRTRDGVKPVFVSVGHRMSLDNAVDRVLALTPRYRLPETTRTADHLCRRALAEAGGRAATPAGDGDPAASA
- a CDS encoding toxin glutamine deamidase domain-containing protein produces the protein MLPSPIPHPLDYCPWDVPGWIYEALDWVVGVEWPEGDERAVWDLADKWYGVADVLASPRDDATTAAGEVRSGYGGVGLVAQAFDVAWGKVAEGEDAPLHVLVAATGELGRLVDSCGCDIEGAKLEAWIELGILVVELLSLAVATVLTMGAASPAAGAAITASRIAVQQIFKRLVAQLARKAVKEGLKEAGERAAKEVVKSGARGLARRAVLAGLVEAGQEAGTSLATQAYQNSTGRRDGLDLTDVGMSGLGGFAGGAAAPLAGLGRHAHGRFAEIGERFGREMAGETLAESAAGLATGQDLSLEDLARAAASGASGSATGQADNALHHRLDEKLAGLPTQSLDLGLPPSVIPSQRAPEPAPPLGDSGPGPVPQPATADSASAPDPLSPLAGDRPAPANVPSLNVGQDAEGVGASPPHRMDADVATNPPSAEVTTSSVLATASPTLSSVAVEAPVAGTPVPDTAELKPGPVKATMLPDIATSSQTAPVQAAATPTVGTPTTVAPQPQGPVSMPPDRSTIGAVSPPGPLTASPAHSHVAPSVGPATGAPVNGSNAQPAPNPRFPLLEALAPQRPASDPSATLAGPFDPMRPRGMTSQERAARLAADREGLDRRRYQRYLQHQRKLYEENRRQGQVKELRDVAEQHYEAARWLLQRAHELREAGREDLADQHVREGRLRERLHYRAVDAAEAVRAGELLPSEVMVEDDLDFYRINDDVADLAPGAVETPDHSALTGHGHPPPIDRSRRYGVRGGLRPPLALHQTDLERQMPRNPDGSVVRTADPREGGWFQLANDGGPAADATRGINCLDCTLSLFETWMHGRPRVSAPRTFDGYLQGDVRQPVGGEADGPRRVEEITGGRFQNLCPTALSGVPDPETRDMIEDGYRDLQAQLLAGGHGSYAFLITAIEGGGSHAWVALNQNGTVLYLDPQTGRIGRHPLYSHNGIRGPHNVVGIDALVLGPDGHPMPLADRPPGDYNVLPDPVERPAPPRTLEPPPPPHDGNAPDFNHVHLLGESTTFQRSDGTPFPGRVPDAESEAVQLRNAHRDAHADRIAAGLYVRDALAASGSLDEVFAAGVTPVELAQHLDGPTLQRLVPELEPAAADDLTRLLADPRVRQMLDQTWEAPPRGEELLAETLVRQLAQRPDLVRMILSTPELANSLIARPVTLHHLASHQKAIDVLGEVLDEIAEQGAAVAAAVRTPPVAPTPLTSEQMEVSAAFAVQGPAAVQPGFDLDRLEDAAYRQQYLDQLYASAVVAQAEIDALGRSLAEALGSKGTYYPRPKPKDRGRAEDKIDGYGGDVSQLTDLAAGRVAYERLDDLYEALASLRGDERLRLVEFEDRFVAPQKGGYRDVQMMVRTSTGHIAEFRLHLAALDEVATWEHSLYEVRRDLGSVAREQGRSLSDMESAIRKGIIHRQREYFWAALESALIGGHE